The nucleotide window GGTTATACCTCTCTAATATATCAACGGAACCATCAGTTGAGCCTCCATCTATAATAATTAATTCAAAGTTTCTATAATCCTGATTAATAATTGAAAGAATAGTCTCTTCTAAAAACTCTGCTTGATTAAAGGATGGTACAATTATAGATAATTTAGGATTCATTACTTTGGCTTAAAAAAATTTAACAAAAACATGTCGAATATAACATCATGCCATGTCTAATGGCCTACGTTAAAAAAAGTGTACTTCTGAAAACTTTGTTCTATATGATTGCATACTTAGAGAAAGTTGCATAGATTAATAATAGAAATCTTCGTCCTAGAGTTGCCAATCATATCTAAATCAAAAACTACCCAATTAAAAATAGCGTCTTATCAT belongs to Desulfonatronum sp. SC1 and includes:
- a CDS encoding glycosyltransferase — protein: MNPKLSIIVPSFNQAEFLEETILSIINQDYRNFELIIIDGGSTDGSVDILERYN